One stretch of Arachis duranensis cultivar V14167 chromosome 1, aradu.V14167.gnm2.J7QH, whole genome shotgun sequence DNA includes these proteins:
- the LOC107467236 gene encoding uncharacterized protein LOC107467236, producing MLGTDEFEIEQQFNTKEEAVLTVKGYNIRRGIEYKVFEFDQLKYYGKCVQFKNGCNWLIRVTMRQRKGYWEVRNLGKGVAQRGLVKFGFKPSYRKVWMAKQKAVAHIYGDLEEFYNHIPRWIIEVQLYLPSTIAMLRTSQVRAGNTVDGARVFFHRLFWMFPPCVEAFKYFKPLISIDGTHLYGKYGGTLLMAIAQDGNSNILPVAFGLVEGENPGTRLVRKKRS from the exons ATGCTTGGCACAGATGAGTTTGAAATCGAGCAACAGTTTAACACCAAAGAAGAAGCTGTACTAACAGTCAAAGGTTACAATATTCGTCGTGGTATAGAGTataaagtgtttgaatttgaccAATTGAAGTATTATGGAAAGTGTGTACAATTCAAGAACGGATGTAACTGGCTGATACGTGTGACTATGCGACAGAGGAAAGGGTACTGGGAAGTTAGAAA TCTCGGTAAAGGTGTTGCACAACGCGGTCTCGTCAAGTTTGGTTTCAAGCCCAGCTACAGGAAGGTTTGGATGGCCAAGCAGAAGGCGGTTGCTCATATATATGGAGATTTGGAGGAGTTTTACAACCATATACCAAGGTGGATCATCGAGGTTCAGTTGTATCTGCCTAGCACGATAGCCATGTTGCGTACTTCTCAAGTGAGGGCAGGTAATACGGTGGATGGAGCGAGGGTTTTCTTTCATCGATTATTTTGGATGTTTCCTCCCTGTGTTGAGGCATTCAAGTATTTCAAGCCACTGATTTCTATCGATGGTACCCATTTATATGGGAAGTATGGTGGTACTCTGCTGATGGCGATCGCACAGGATGGAAACTCCAACATTCTCCCAGTTGCATTCGGTTTAGTCGAGGGTGAGAACCCTGGCACCAGACTTGTCCGCAAAAAGCGCAGTTAA
- the LOC107466653 gene encoding autophagy-related protein 8C, giving the protein MAKSSFKLEHPLERRQAEAGRIREKYPDRIPVIVEKAERSDIPDIDKKKYLVPADLTVGQFVYVVRKRIKLSAEKAIFVFINNTLPPTAALMSAIYEENKDDDGFLYMTYSGENTFGSH; this is encoded by the exons ATGGCCAAAAGTTCCTTCAAGCTCGAACATCCATTAG AAAGAAGGCAGGCCGAAGCTGGCCGCATTAGAGAGAAGTATCCTGACAGAATTCCA GTGATTGTGGAGAAAGCCGAAAGAAGTGACATTCCTGACATTGATAAGAAGAA GTACCTAGTTCCAGCTGATTTGACTGTTGGTCAGTTTGTTTATGTTGTTCGTAAAAGGATTAAGCTCAGTGCAGAGAAGGCTATATTTGTTTTCATCAATAATACTCTACCCCCAACTG CTGCCTTGATGTCTGCTATTTATGAGGAAAACAAGGATGATGATGGCTTTCTTTACATGACTTACAGTGGAGAGAACACCTTTGGATCTCACTAG
- the LOC107466645 gene encoding uncharacterized protein LOC107466645 yields MAKTTTPNATTSFQVIKPELYAHSPVHYAVALGDHITLSRIISNLPRLPDPSLIHTESDSLAQERVADQIAAVLDRRDVPNRETPLHLAVRLNDLYAARALATAGADVSLQNSSGWNALQEALCRRASEIALVLLRLHHRNAWSKWRRRLPRVIAALRRMRDFYMEISFHFESSVIPFVGKIAPSDTYKIWKRDGNLRADTSLAGFDGLKIQRADQSFLFLGDGDHAHEVPCGSLLVLNRDERKIFDAFENAGGPMNESEVAGFCAQTSVYRPGMDVTRAELVGRTNWRRQEKTESVGEWKAKVYEVHNVIFSFRSRKVAGVDSDVAGSEQVLPLELDEDEDGFLVAENPSFGFPMPDKRRHSSFVREEREWVPLGRKSVDLPSLAAPPPRRTSSSLSVAAPPQTKEKETVRSLRPSLWLTEQFPLKTEELLPLLDILANKVKAVRRLRDLLTTKFPPGTFPVKVAIPVVPTVRVVITFTKFVELQPLEQFYTPFSSPRHLVSAEKDDQHQKQESRKSFSSSSSAATAWLRRNNSHSGSKQQQRNCSSSALDSDPFAIPSGYTWTSVDDKSRKMNKSKSVRKSK; encoded by the exons ATGGCGAAGACCACTACTCCTAATGCAACGACGTCGTTTCAAGTGATCAAACCGGAACTCTACGCACACAGTCCAGTCCACTACGCCGTCGCTTTGGGCGACCACATCACACTTTCTAGAATCATCTCAAACCTTCCACGCCTCCCCGATCCTTCCCTAATTCACACTGAATCTGACTCGCTTGCTCAGGAACGAGTCGCCGACCAGATTGCCGCCGTTCTAGACCGCCGCGACGTCCCCAACCGTGAAACGCCTCTACACCTAGCAGTTCGCCTCAATGACCTCTACGCTGCCCGCGCACTCGCCACCGCTGGCGCCGATGTTTCGCTCCAGAATTCATCTGGCTGGAACGCACTCCAGGAAGCGCTCTGTCGCCGCGCCTCCGAGATCGCGCTCGTTCTCCTCCGCCTACATCACCGTAACGCGTGGTCCAAGTGGCGCCGCCGCCTCCCCCGTGTCATCGCCGCTCTCCGCCGCATGCGTGACTTCTACATGGAGATCTCTTTTCACTTCGAGAGTTCTGTTATTCCCTTCGTAGGCAAGATTGCTCCATCCGATACCTACAAGATCTGGAAGCGCGACGGAAACCTCCGCGCGGATACCTCCCTTGCTGGCTTCGACGGCCTCAAGATCCAGCGCGCCGATCAGAGCTTCCTCTTCCTCGGCGATGGCGATCACGCGCACGAAGTTCCATGTGGATCGCTTCTCGTTCTGAACCGCGACGAACGCAAGATCTTCGACGCATTCGAGAACGCAGGAGGACCGATGAATGAGTCCGAAGTAGCTGGATTCTGCGCGCAGACTAGCGTTTACCGTCCCGGCATGGACGTCACGAGGGCAGAGCTGGTAGGAAGAACGAATTGGAGGCGACAGGAGAAGACGGAGAGCGTTGGAGAGTGGAAGGCTAAGGTGTACGAAGTGCACAACGTCATCTTCAGTTTCCGGTCACGGAAAGTTGCCGGCGTAGACTCTGACGTTGCAGGGAGTGAACAGGTGCTGCCATTGGAGCTGGACGAAGATGAAGACGGTTTTCTAGTTGCAGAGAATCCAAGCTTCGGGTTCCCAATGCCGGACAAGAGAAGGCACAGTAGCTTCGTTCGTGAAGAGAGGGAGTGGGTTCCCCTCGGGAGGAAAAGCGTGGACCTACCATCGCTGGCGGCTCCTCCTCCAAGAAGGACATCGTCGAGTTTGAGCGTAGCGGCGCCGCCTCAGACTAAGGAGAAAGAGACGGTGAGGAGTCTGCGGCCTTCATTGTGGCTGACGGAGCAGTTTCCGTTGAAGACGGAGGAGCTGCTGCCGTTGCTGGACATTCTGGCCAACAAAGTCAAAGCGGTGAGAAGGCTCAGGGATTTACTCACAACCAAGTTTCCACCGGGAACGTTCCCCGTAAAG GTGGCTATACCGGTTGTCCCTACGGTGAGGGTGGTGATAACGTTCACAAAGTTCGTGGAGCTTCAACCTTTGGAGCAATTCTACACTCCGTTCTCGAGTCCTAGGCATTTGGTGAGTGCGGAAAAAGATGATCAACATCAGAAACAAGAAAGCCGCAAGTcattctcctcctcctcatcgGCAGCAACCGCGTGGCTGAGACGAAATAATAGCCATTCGGGTAGTAAGCAGCAGCAACGAAATTGTTCTTCGTCGGCATTAGATTCGGACCCTTTTGCCATTCCCTCAGGATACACATGGACCAGCGTGGATGACAAATCGCGGAAAATGAACAAGTCCAAGTCTGTGAGGAAGTCCAAGTAA